A part of Ziziphus jujuba cultivar Dongzao chromosome 8, ASM3175591v1 genomic DNA contains:
- the LOC132805097 gene encoding uncharacterized protein LOC132805097, producing MLLKVDKSLLMLSMYICRLYFIMAPKRNLRRQPKKGVKKVESKRRGGSTAAAPDSKRQRTTRQKSKSETESTKLRGHVPLSSPPSDMPIDAPKERMLQDADINKGRAHSFGNPIGANKVITSVLTSEQLEKYRQTCFGHLLDMKNLRFSGQLVHHLLCRQVVSNNPEVLEFNFGGSTVRC from the exons atgttgttaaaggtagataaaagtttattaatgttgtcaatgtacatttgtaggttgtactttataatggcaccaaagaggaacttgcgacgtcaaccgaagaagggagttaagaaggtggaaagtaagagacgcggtggtagcacagcagcagcacccgactctaagcgtcaacgtactactaggcagaaatccaaatctgagacggaaagcaccaaacttcgagggcacgttccactttcctctcccccatctgatatg cccatcgatgctccaaaggaacggatgttgcaggatgccgatataaataaaggtagggcacattcattcgggaatccaataggggcgaacaaagtaattacaagtgtcctcacaagtgagcagctcgaaaagtatagacaaacatgttttggacacttacttgacatgaagaacctccggttctctggtcagttagtgcatcacctgctttgcagacaagttgtgtccaacaatccagaagtactggagtttaactttgGTGGATCTAcagtgcg atgctaa
- the LOC132805098 gene encoding receptor-like protein EIX2: protein MGGCFHELLLKLVLVSIIAGTVSVLGSSFGTNYSNNIRCIQKERQALLKFKQGLEDEGGSLSSWGSTEDCCTSWKGVRCSNSRGHVVMLDLHPEETCSYEFSFEPQTYILSGRMNTALLELKYMNYLDLSFLYFNNTNFLELITSFSNLRYLNLSYGGLSGTIPNQFGNLSNLISLDLRGNTDLEAKNLDWLSHLPSLRHLAMDGVNLSKAVDWLQVVNMLPSLQHLSLRECGLSIVTPPPTLFNINSSASLSFLDLSDNQITSMIFPSLLRHANSLVFLDLSFNDLRGSFPHHTLEKAISLVHLDLSYNHLERIVPKSLENFQSLQVLNLSSNNLSGEVLIDFAKLPSLKELRLSNNHLNGNLPLSVGKLSKLEVLDVSSNSLDGTITQAHLLNCSLLKELDFSYNSFSLNFSSAWVPTFQLDTLRLSSCRILGSAFPQWLQTQKNLSYLDISNAGISDIIPEWFWDISYKLRYLNLSYNQIKGTVPDLSSRFVGFPGIDLSHNKFSGPLSAFPSNITTLNLSNNSFHGSVSFLCTMSTVTLNYLDLSNNLLFGSLPDCWTALDKLVVLNMANNNLSGTIPNSIGLAQRINTLHLGNNSFVGELPYSLGECKRLEVIDVGENRLTGSIPAWVGETEYLRILVLRSNLFSGSIPPELCHLTSLQVLDLSHNKISGAIPQCLNNITSMAEQHSPFDATIGYSYASTYIYYNADGSAGYYVSEYIDNVLLILKKMGLVYSKNLGLVKAMDLSSNNLTGYIPVELTNLTGLIGLNLSGNWLTGTIPQEISKLKQLDSLDLSRNQLSGGIPSSLSHLTHLGTLDLSDNNLSGRIPTGTQLQGFNKSAFEENPDLCGVPLPKKCPGDEEPDIPEVANTNIEHSWFCYQSAGIGFILSFSGVCGLLLLDVCWNHSYAQYIDELGARIHVRITGG from the coding sequence ATGGGTGGTTGTTTTCACGAGCTCTTGCTGAAACTCGTGCTTGTATCAATTATAGCAGGCACAGTTTCAGTTTTGGGTTCAAGTTTTGGTACTAATTATTCCAACAATATTCGGTGCATCCAGAAGGAGAGGCAAGCACTCCTCAAGTTCAAACAGGGCCTTGAAGACGAAGGAGGTTCGCTTTCTTCCTGGGGAAGCACTGAAGATTGTTGCACATCTTGGAAAGGAGTCCGATGCAGTAATTCAAGAGGTCATGTTGTCATGCTTGATCTGCACCCAGAGGAGACTTGCTCTTACGAATTCTCTTTTGAACCCCAAACCTACATCTTAAGTGGTAGGATGAACACTGCACTGTTGGAGTTGAAATATATGAATTATTTAGACTTGAGTTTCCTATATTTCAATAACACCAACTTCCTAGAGTTGATCACTTCCTTCTCTAATTTGAGATATCTAAATCTCTCTTATGGTGGTTTGAGTGGAACAATACCAAACCAGTTTGGAAATTTGTCGAATTTAATTTCACTTGATCTCAGGGGAAACACCGACTTGGAGGCCAAAAATCTCGATTGGCTCTCCCATCTTCCATCTCTGAGACACTTGGCCATGGACGGGGTGAATCTGAGCAAGGCTGTGGATTGGCTGCAAGTGGTTAACATGCTCCCTTCTCTACAGCATTTGAGTCTAAGAGAATGTGGGCTTTCCATTGTGACTCCTCCTCCAACTCTATTCAATATTAATTCCTCTGCTTCACTTTCATTCCTTGATCTCAGTGATAACCAAATCACCTCCATGATATTTCCTTCGTTGTTGAGACATGCCAACAGCCTTGTTTTTCTTGACCTCTCTTTTAATGATTTACGCGGTTCATTTCCACATCACACTTTGGAGAAAGCAATATCACTTGTTCATCTCGATCTTTCTTACAATCACCTAGAAAGGATCGTACCAAAATCCTTGGAGAATTTTCAGAGTCTGCAGGTACTTAATTTATCATCAAATAATCTCAGTGGAGAGGTGCTTATTGATTTTGCAAAACTCCCATCCTTGAAGGAGTTGCGTTTGTCCAACAATCACTTAAATGGGAATCTCCCCTTAAGTGTAGGGAAGCTGTCCAAGCTTGAGGTTTTGGATGTTTCTTCAAATTCTTTGGATGGCACCATCACCCAAGCCCACTTGTTGAATTGCTCCCTCCTAAAAGAGTTGGATTTCTCTTACAATTCATTCTCATTGAACTTCAGTTCAGCTTGGGTTCCCACATTTCAATTGGACACTTTGAGATTGAGCTCCTGCAGAATATTGGGATCAGCATTTCCTCAATGGCTCCAAACCCAAAAGAATTTGTCGTACCTTGATATCTCTAATGCAGGTATTTCAGACATCATTCCCGAATGGTTTTGGGACATATCTTACAAGTTGAGATATTTGAATCTATCTTACAACCAGATCAAGGGCACGGTGCCAGACTTGTCCTCAAGGTTTGTTGGTTTCCCTGGTATAGATTTGAGTCATAACAAGTTCAGTGGTCCTCTATCAGCATTTCCTTCAAATATAACAACACTAAATCTCTCCAATAATTCATTCCATGGATCTGTATCCTTCTTATGTACAATGAGTACTGTAACTTTAAATTACTTGGACCTTTCCAATAATTTGCTGTTTGGAAGCCTTCCCGACTGTTGGACAGCATTAGACAAGTTGGTTGTGCTTAATATGGCAAATAATAATTTGTCTGGGACAATTCCTAATTCCATAGGATTGGCTCAACGAATTAATACATTGCATTTAGGCAACAACAGTTTTGTTGGGGAACTACCTTATTCTTTGGGGGAATGCAAGAGATTGGAGGTAATAGATGTCGGAGAAAACAGATTAACTGGAAGCATACCAGCATGGGTTGGGGAAACAGAATACTTGAGGATTCTTGTCCTACGTTCAAACTTGTTCAGTGGAAGCATACCTCCGGAGCTATGTCATCTAACATCTCTTCAGGTGTTGGATCTTTCTCATAACAAAATTTCAGGAGCTATACCACAATGCCTCAATAACATCACCTCCATGGCTGAACAACATAGCCCATTTGATGCAACAATAGGATATTCTTATGCCTCGACCTACATATACTACAATGCAGACGGATCTGCTGGATATTATGTTTCTGAATATATCGACAACGTTCTCCTGATACTAAAGAAAATGGGGCTAGTTTATAGTAAAAATCTTGGACTAGTAAAAGCCATGGATCTTTCAAGTAACAACTTAACAGGGTACATTCCAGTTGAACTAACAAATCTTACTGGACTTATCGGTTTGAATCTGTCCGGAAATTGGTTGACAGGAACCATCCCTCAAGAAATTAGCAAGTTGAAGCAACTGGATTCTCTCGACTTATCAAGGAATCAACTTTCAGGTGGAATCCCTTCTAGCCTGTCCCATTTGACCCATCTAGGTACCTTGGATTTGTCTGATAACAATCTGTCAGGTAGAATACCAACTGGTACACAACTGCAGGGCTTCAACAAATCTGCATTCGAAGAAAATCCAGATCTTTGTGGCGTCCCCCTTCCAAAGAAGTGTCCTGGAGATGAGGAACCTGACATACCAGAAGTTGCAAATACTAATATTGAACATTCATGGTTTTGTTACCAGAGTGCAGGAATTGGATTCATTCTGTCGTTTTCGGGAGTTTGTGGATTGTTACTGCTGGATGTATGTTGGAATCATTCTTATGCTCAGTACATAGACGAATTGGGAGCCAGAATTCATGTCAGAATCACTGGTGGGTAA